The genomic interval GGCTGGGTCTCGAAGAAGTCGCCATCATCTACCATCTTGTAGATCAGCTCTTTCATGTCGTAGGGCTTATTGGGATCCGCAGGCACCAGGGTGTCGAGAGAGGAGATTTTACGATCAGACGGATCATCCGTCGGCCACACCGGCGGCATCTCGCGGTTGTTGGCGGGCAGGAAGTTAACGAACCGACGCAACATCAGCAACGCCTCGACGTCGTTCTCAAATGCCAGATCGGCCACACTTGATTTGGTGGTGTGAGTAACGGCTCCGCCCAGCTCTTCCGCCGTCACCTCTTCGTGGGTTACGGTCTTCACCACATCGGGGCCGGTGACGAACATGTAGGAGCTATCCTTCACCATAAAGATAAAGTCGGTCATTGAGGGCGAGTAGACGGCTCCACCGGCACAGGGGCCCATGATCATAGAGATCTGCGGCACCACACCGGATGCGAGGACGTTGCGCTGAAACACATCGGCGTAACCACCGAGGGAGTCCACCCCCTCCTGGATACGGGCGCCGCCGGAGTCGTTGAGGCCCACCACCGGGGCACCCACCTTCATAGCGTGATCCATGATCTTGCAGATCTTCTCGGCGTGGGAGGCAGAGAGGGAACCACCAAAGACGGTGAAGTCCTGACTGAAGACAAAGATCAGCCGACCACTGACGGTGCCGTAGCCGGTAACCACGCCGTCACCAGGCACCTTCTGCTGCTCCATACCGAAGTCGGTGCAACGGTGTTCGACAAACATATCCCACTCTTCAAAGCTGCCGGGATCGAGAAACAGCTCAATCCGCTCACGGGCGGTAAGCTTACCCTTGGCGTGCTGCTTGTCGATACGCACCTGACCGCCGCCTATGCGGGCTGCCTGGCGATGCTCTTCAAGCTGTTCAAGTATCTCTTGCATGGTTTTCTC from Candidatus Sedimenticola sp. (ex Thyasira tokunagai) carries:
- a CDS encoding acyl-CoA carboxylase subunit beta, giving the protein MQEILEQLEEHRQAARIGGGQVRIDKQHAKGKLTARERIELFLDPGSFEEWDMFVEHRCTDFGMEQQKVPGDGVVTGYGTVSGRLIFVFSQDFTVFGGSLSASHAEKICKIMDHAMKVGAPVVGLNDSGGARIQEGVDSLGGYADVFQRNVLASGVVPQISMIMGPCAGGAVYSPSMTDFIFMVKDSSYMFVTGPDVVKTVTHEEVTAEELGGAVTHTTKSSVADLAFENDVEALLMLRRFVNFLPANNREMPPVWPTDDPSDRKISSLDTLVPADPNKPYDMKELIYKMVDDGDFFETQPDHAANIITGMARMQGSTVGIVANQPMVLAGCLDIDSSKKAARFVRFCDAFNIPVVTLVDVPGFLPGTSQEYGGIIKHGAKLLYAYAEATVPKVTVITRKAYGGAYDVMSSKHLRGDANFAWPTAEIAVMGPKGAVEIIFRQDLGDQEKIDQRTDEYRERFANPFVAGSRGFIDDVIMPHSTRKRICRSLAMLKGKELENPWRKHGNIPL